In Opisthocomus hoazin isolate bOpiHoa1 chromosome 3, bOpiHoa1.hap1, whole genome shotgun sequence, a genomic segment contains:
- the OTULIN gene encoding ubiquitin thioesterase otulin has protein sequence MSGERRAGGGGSGPGPGERAAGAGAASCPRRGPAAAAGGGERPRPRGPAGRRMPESQDNLRGWVAEPAGLSAGAEEARAGGSVAIRLVRREGEAGVPSGELGSADAAAARSEPSEWTPRKDGVCGSAGRPEKAEAVKSLVTDQDASRNRELYLPVSSNCSAVESSEDSEEDMYRDAEEIERDKILLCETSFSEYKLSVAPEIDIMEYCRKEWRGNTPVARRMRKGYEAVAQKFASIRRVRGDNYCALRATLFQVLSQATQLPSWLQSEDFTMLPEHLLSKYDWIKQWQLKQKLGRKMGETSDEIKEYLVLLRKKWKTISEIKGSIEKQEACDKLFKNEEEEYSLYEALKLLMLNTAIKLYNDDKNGRRVPVFSWLLFARDTSSNPCQLMHNHLNHIGHSGGLEQVEMFLLAYALQHTIQVYRLYKYSTDEFITLYPNDPEEDWPVVTLITEDDRHYNIPVRMCQETML, from the exons ATGAGCGgcgagcggcgggcggggggcggcggctcggggcccggccccggcgagcGGGCGGCCGGAGCGGGGGCGGCCTCCTgccctcggcggggcccggccgctgcggcgggaggcggcgagcggccccggccccgcggtccGGCCGGGCGGAGGATGCCGGAGAG CCAGGATAATCTTCGAGGGTGGGTGGCGGAACCAGCCGGCCTTTCCGCGGGCGCAGAGGAGGCGCGGGCAGGAGGGAGCGTCGCCATACGGCTGGTGAGGCGTGAAGGGGAAGCTGGCGTCCCTTCCGGAGAGCTCGGTTCGGCGGACGCAGCCGCTGCCCGGAGCGAGCCATCGGAGTGGACGCCAAGGAAAGACGGCGTGTGCGGGAGTGCTGGGAGGCCTGAGAAGGCAGAGGCGGTTAAATCGCTTGTGACAGACCAGGATGCGTCTCGAAACCGTGAACTCTATCTACCTGTGTCTAGTAATTGTTCAGCGGTGGAGTCATCTGAGGACAg TGAGGAAGACATGTATCGTGACGCAGAAGAAATAGAGAGAGATAAAATACTACTTTGTGAGACAAGCTTTTCAg AATATAAACTAAGTGTTGCACCTGAAATAGACATCATGGAGTACTGCAGAAAAGAATGGAGAGGAAATACACCAGTAGCAAGAAGGATGAGAAAG GGATATGAAGCAGTTGCTCAGAAGTTTGCATCTATAAGGAGAGTACGAGGTGACAACTATTGTGCTCTCAGAGCAACTCTGTTCCAGGTGCTAAGCCAAGCTACCCAGTTACCGAGCTGGCTGCAGAGTGAGGATTTTACTATG CTTCCCGAACACTTGCTAAGCAAATATGACTGGATCAAGCAGTGGCAGCTAAAACAGAAACTGGGCAGGAAGATGGGAGAAACAAGTGATGAAATAAAAGAATATTTAGTACTTCTAAGGAAGAAG tggaaGACTATAAGTGAAATCAAGGGTTCTATTGAGAAACAAGAAGCTTGTgataaattgtttaaaaatgaagAGGAGGAGTATAGTCTTTATGAAGCGCTGAAACTCTTGATGCTTAACACCGCCATCAAACTGTACAATGATGATAAAAATGGAAGGAGAGTTCCTGTCTTCTCATGGTTACTGTTTGCACGGGATACATCTAGCAACCCTTGTCAGTTAATGCATAATCACTTGAATCATATTGGGCACAGTGGAGGCCTGGAACAA GTGGAAATGTTCCTCCTTGCTTATGCTCTGCAACATACCATCCAAGTGTATCGACTGTACAAATATAGTACTGATGAATTCATCACACTTTATCCCAATGACCCGGAGGAGGACTGGCCTGTGGTGACTCTCATAACTGAAGATGACAGACATTATAATATTCCAGTCAGAATGTGCCAAGAGACAATGCTGTGA